From a single Chitinivibrio alkaliphilus ACht1 genomic region:
- a CDS encoding sensor domain-containing diguanylate cyclase: protein MKIDAQLLRNTIDAMEHIFYITDTQGIIEYVNPAFETQTGYTAEEVLGKNASIMQGDTMPVDYYDRLWKTISAGKPWSEVIVNRRKNGELYYAQQIITSVTDNRGNITKFSAIQQDITEREQQDRVLKKLTRDYEQIFNNTQDAIFLIDVDREEKFYFRRLNATHEKLTGMKTQDVAGKTPVEVLGQELGDVVAQNYTRCVQAKETITYEEKLDLPGGVRFWQTRLTPVIEKGRVVQIVGVARDITRRHELAQEIDILFRVSPDMFCVASFDGRFLEISPAWQTNTGWGTDELQNQEYLEYIHPDDRDATMNAMDLLSKGEVISSFDTRFRCKNGSWLWISWTSYPLTEDEKVYAVARNVQKRKEMEAQLVYLSTRDPLLGIYNRAKGMDLLMEQCARSSRYDRPFSLIMADIDHFKRINDTHGHAAGDAVLRHFCRMVDTCIRQTDFFCRWGGEEFLILCTETDEAGAARLAERIRSTVESMPSDESEAVTVSFGVAQQRGDEDVEGLLRVVDACLYDAKKQGRNSVVRRS from the coding sequence GTGAAAATAGATGCGCAGCTCCTGAGAAACACCATCGATGCCATGGAGCATATCTTCTATATTACCGATACGCAGGGTATTATAGAGTATGTAAATCCCGCCTTTGAAACACAGACCGGCTATACGGCCGAAGAGGTCTTGGGTAAGAATGCCAGTATCATGCAAGGTGATACCATGCCTGTTGATTATTATGATCGTCTCTGGAAAACCATTTCCGCCGGCAAGCCGTGGAGTGAGGTGATTGTGAATCGCCGAAAAAACGGTGAGCTCTATTATGCCCAGCAGATCATCACCTCCGTGACTGACAACCGGGGAAATATCACAAAATTCAGCGCTATTCAACAGGATATTACTGAAAGGGAGCAACAGGATAGAGTCCTCAAAAAACTCACACGTGACTATGAGCAGATATTTAATAATACACAGGATGCCATATTTCTTATTGATGTGGATAGGGAGGAGAAATTTTATTTTCGCCGCCTGAATGCGACGCATGAGAAATTAACCGGAATGAAAACCCAGGATGTTGCGGGAAAAACTCCCGTGGAAGTCTTGGGTCAGGAACTTGGCGATGTGGTGGCGCAAAATTATACCCGCTGTGTGCAGGCAAAAGAAACCATTACTTACGAAGAAAAACTTGATCTTCCCGGTGGGGTGCGCTTTTGGCAGACGCGCCTTACTCCGGTTATTGAGAAGGGTCGTGTTGTACAGATTGTCGGTGTTGCACGTGATATCACCCGGCGCCATGAACTTGCGCAGGAGATAGATATTCTCTTTCGGGTTTCCCCGGATATGTTCTGTGTTGCTTCCTTTGACGGACGATTTCTTGAGATCAGTCCGGCATGGCAGACCAATACGGGATGGGGGACAGATGAATTACAGAATCAAGAATATCTTGAGTATATTCATCCCGATGACCGCGATGCAACAATGAACGCAATGGATTTACTTTCCAAGGGAGAGGTTATTTCCTCCTTTGATACCCGATTTCGCTGTAAAAACGGCTCTTGGCTCTGGATTTCATGGACATCATATCCTCTGACAGAAGACGAAAAAGTGTATGCTGTTGCACGGAATGTACAAAAGCGTAAGGAGATGGAAGCTCAACTCGTCTATCTTTCCACACGTGATCCCCTTTTGGGTATTTATAATCGTGCCAAGGGAATGGATCTGCTTATGGAGCAGTGTGCTCGTAGCAGCAGGTATGATCGCCCCTTTAGTCTCATCATGGCTGATATTGATCATTTTAAGCGGATCAACGATACACATGGCCATGCAGCTGGAGATGCGGTCTTGCGGCATTTTTGTCGTATGGTTGATACGTGTATACGTCAGACCGATTTCTTTTGTCGGTGGGGCGGTGAGGAATTTCTCATTCTCTGTACCGAAACAGATGAAGCGGGTGCTGCCCGTTTGGCAGAGCGTATTCGAAGCACGGTGGAGAGTATGCCCAGTGATGAAAGTGAGGCGGTAACCGTAAGTTTTGGCGTTGCTCAACAGCGGGGGGACGAAGATGTAGAGGGGTTGTTGCGGGTGGTCGATGCATGCCTCTATGATGCAAAAAAGCAGGGGCGAAATTCTGTTGTGCGCCGCAGTTGA
- a CDS encoding peroxiredoxin — translation MIPFSLKTDHGTVLTPDDLQGRYTILYFYPRDNTPGCTLEGQEFSALKEEFSRLETDVYGVSADSVEKHCSFIEKQGLTIPLISDPEKELISAFGAWKKKNMFGREYMGIVRTTVMLSPENKEIKRWDRVKARGHAEKVLAYLKELSQ, via the coding sequence ATGATACCCTTTTCACTCAAGACAGACCACGGCACCGTTCTTACCCCTGATGATCTGCAGGGCAGGTATACGATCCTCTATTTTTATCCCCGGGATAACACGCCGGGATGCACCCTGGAGGGGCAGGAGTTTTCCGCCCTGAAGGAGGAGTTCTCCCGCCTTGAAACTGATGTATATGGAGTTTCCGCTGACTCCGTGGAAAAACACTGCTCATTTATTGAAAAACAAGGCCTTACCATCCCCCTCATAAGCGACCCGGAAAAGGAGCTGATTTCAGCCTTTGGAGCATGGAAGAAAAAGAATATGTTTGGACGGGAATATATGGGGATTGTCCGCACAACCGTGATGCTTTCTCCTGAAAATAAGGAAATTAAACGGTGGGATAGGGTGAAAGCCCGCGGTCATGCTGAGAAGGTCTTGGCGTATCTTAAGGAATTATCACAATAA